In Haladaptatus sp. QDMS2, a single window of DNA contains:
- a CDS encoding thiamine pyrophosphate-dependent dehydrogenase E1 component subunit alpha, giving the protein MKTWEEQRPSEDFVQRLTPEGTVVGDPPIRDAEQLLAFYRTMVLTRAFEQRMFSMQRRGEISIISRSYGEEAVSLATSAALEAGDWVFPTYRQAPAFVYWGTPLERLITGLMGIEPETVDEHLPIPEGEEPEVNFTPGYIPLGANVTNAVGSAMADTFCDRDVVTMSYIGDGSTSQGDFHDALNFAGVFDAPAVIICQNNQWAISVPAHRQTASETFAQKADAYGIPHERVDGNDVFAVYEKTKEAVDRARNGGGPTFIECVTYRMVEHNTADEESVYRDEREAAYWAERDPLDRLETYLRNEGVLDDETIANIEAEVETEIDAAVENAREVPDSDPMRMFDNHLHGDSWNERRQREELRAELNGENPFLDRDDGGSR; this is encoded by the coding sequence ATGAAGACGTGGGAAGAGCAGCGACCATCAGAAGATTTCGTTCAGCGATTGACGCCCGAGGGGACCGTAGTGGGAGACCCACCGATTCGAGATGCGGAACAGCTCCTCGCTTTCTACAGGACGATGGTCCTGACGCGAGCGTTCGAACAGCGTATGTTCAGCATGCAGCGGCGAGGAGAAATTAGTATCATCTCGCGGTCCTACGGCGAAGAGGCGGTCTCACTCGCAACGAGCGCCGCGCTCGAAGCGGGCGACTGGGTTTTCCCGACGTATCGACAGGCTCCGGCATTCGTGTACTGGGGGACGCCGCTCGAACGACTGATTACCGGACTGATGGGTATCGAACCCGAAACCGTCGACGAGCACCTTCCAATTCCGGAGGGTGAGGAACCCGAGGTGAACTTCACGCCGGGGTACATCCCGCTCGGGGCGAACGTGACCAACGCCGTCGGGTCGGCGATGGCGGACACCTTCTGTGACCGAGACGTCGTCACGATGTCCTACATCGGCGACGGTTCGACCAGTCAAGGGGATTTCCACGACGCGCTCAACTTCGCGGGCGTCTTCGACGCGCCCGCGGTCATCATCTGTCAGAACAACCAGTGGGCAATTTCGGTTCCTGCACACCGACAGACGGCCTCCGAGACGTTTGCACAGAAGGCAGACGCCTACGGGATTCCCCACGAACGAGTCGATGGCAACGACGTGTTCGCCGTCTACGAGAAGACGAAAGAAGCGGTCGACCGCGCGCGAAACGGTGGCGGACCGACATTCATCGAGTGTGTCACCTACCGGATGGTTGAACACAACACCGCAGACGAAGAGAGCGTGTACCGCGACGAGCGCGAAGCCGCATACTGGGCGGAGCGCGACCCACTCGACAGACTGGAGACGTACCTCAGAAACGAGGGGGTCCTCGACGACGAAACCATCGCAAACATCGAGGCGGAAGTGGAGACAGAAATCGACGCGGCGGTCGAGAATGCCCGCGAAGTCCCCGACTCCGACCCGATGCGGATGTTCGACAATCACCTCCACGGTGACTCCTGGAACGAGCGCAGACAGCGCGAAGAGTTACGTGCGGAGTTGAACGGCGAGAATCCGTTCCTCGACCGCGACGATGGAGGGTCGCGATGA
- a CDS encoding alpha-ketoacid dehydrogenase subunit beta gives MSTEQTAGESTEELNIVRAVTQTLRQEMTRDDSVRLLGYDLGPIGGVYRATEGLVEEFGEDRVIDTPLSENGILGTAVGMAMRGERVVAEIQFMGFFYPAFGQFMYTLAKMYERTGGGIEVPVTIRMPYGGGIKSAEYHSESTETFLVHTPGVRVVCPSTPTETKGLLAASIRHPDPVVFLEPKKIYRGEPEPVPTGEFTRPLDEARIVREGEDVTVLTYGAMVRHAETAADRVDADVEIVDLRTLSPLDVETILASVKKTGRCAILHEARRTLGLGAELSALVNEHAIEYLEAPIKRATGFDVHFPSNQIEDAYVPGPDRATNVIEAVANYEF, from the coding sequence ATGAGCACCGAACAGACGGCGGGTGAGTCCACAGAGGAGTTGAACATCGTCAGGGCGGTGACCCAGACGCTCCGCCAGGAGATGACTCGTGACGACTCCGTGCGGCTGCTCGGATACGACCTCGGTCCCATCGGCGGCGTGTATCGCGCGACGGAGGGACTTGTAGAAGAATTTGGCGAAGACCGCGTCATCGACACGCCGCTTTCGGAAAACGGCATTCTCGGGACCGCAGTCGGGATGGCGATGCGTGGCGAGCGCGTCGTCGCAGAAATTCAGTTCATGGGCTTTTTCTACCCCGCCTTCGGCCAGTTCATGTACACCCTGGCGAAGATGTACGAACGAACCGGCGGCGGTATCGAGGTTCCCGTGACCATCCGAATGCCCTACGGCGGCGGCATCAAATCCGCGGAGTATCACTCTGAATCGACCGAGACGTTTCTCGTCCACACGCCGGGCGTCAGGGTCGTCTGTCCAAGCACACCGACGGAGACGAAGGGACTGCTCGCGGCGAGCATTCGCCACCCCGACCCGGTCGTCTTCCTCGAACCGAAGAAGATCTATCGCGGGGAGCCAGAACCGGTCCCCACGGGCGAGTTCACCCGGCCGCTCGACGAAGCCCGTATCGTCCGGGAAGGCGAGGATGTGACCGTGCTCACCTACGGCGCGATGGTACGACACGCTGAAACCGCCGCAGACCGCGTCGATGCGGACGTCGAAATCGTCGATCTGCGAACGCTGTCGCCGCTCGACGTTGAGACGATTCTCGCGTCGGTCAAGAAAACTGGACGGTGTGCGATTCTCCACGAGGCGCGACGGACGCTCGGACTCGGCGCGGAACTCTCCGCACTCGTAAACGAACACGCCATCGAGTATCTTGAAGCCCCTATCAAGCGAGCGACGGGGTTCGACGTGCACTTCCCGAGCAATCAGATAGAGGATGCCTACGTGCCGGGACCGGACCGGGCGACGAACGTCATCGAGGCGGTCGCAAACTACGAGTTCTGA
- a CDS encoding mannonate dehydratase — protein sequence MVQPALILPPEPDERWQLAKQMDVTKVVIHPLEIGDDKTHWSHDDLRGLKNWLEDADLEFSVLEGSVPISDRVRLGQEGRDEDIAEFKEFLRDCGELDIPVVCYDWMAGVRWARTEAHIESRGGSYVTGYDNAKMQTDEPTDVTHDQLWEALTYFLEEVVPVAEEAGVKLGLHPDDPPRESLRGTPRIINSVEAYDRVLDIYDSEHNGITFCQGNFAAMGADIPEAIRHFGDRINFVHFRDVEGDEDRFVETWHDAGPTDMLAAMRAYHDIGFDGPMRPDHVPTMAGEDNSNPGYHTLGRLFAVGYMKGLIEAAEE from the coding sequence ATGGTGCAACCTGCGCTAATCCTACCGCCGGAGCCGGACGAACGCTGGCAGCTCGCAAAGCAGATGGACGTCACGAAGGTGGTCATCCACCCGCTCGAAATCGGCGACGACAAAACCCACTGGTCGCACGACGACTTGCGGGGGCTGAAAAACTGGCTCGAAGATGCGGACCTCGAATTCAGCGTCCTCGAAGGGTCGGTTCCGATTTCAGACCGCGTCCGTCTCGGACAGGAGGGCCGCGACGAGGACATCGCCGAGTTCAAGGAGTTCCTACGAGATTGCGGTGAACTCGACATCCCGGTTGTATGTTACGATTGGATGGCGGGCGTGCGCTGGGCGCGAACAGAGGCCCACATCGAATCCCGAGGTGGGTCGTACGTAACGGGCTACGACAACGCGAAGATGCAGACCGACGAACCGACCGACGTCACCCACGACCAACTCTGGGAGGCGCTCACGTACTTCCTCGAAGAAGTCGTCCCAGTCGCGGAAGAAGCGGGCGTGAAACTCGGTCTGCACCCCGACGACCCACCGCGCGAATCGCTCCGTGGCACGCCACGAATCATCAACAGCGTCGAGGCGTACGACCGCGTTCTCGACATCTATGACAGCGAGCACAACGGCATCACGTTCTGCCAGGGGAACTTCGCGGCGATGGGCGCAGATATTCCGGAGGCGATTCGACACTTCGGCGACCGTATCAACTTCGTTCATTTCCGCGACGTGGAGGGGGACGAAGACCGCTTCGTCGAAACCTGGCACGACGCAGGGCCGACGGACATGCTCGCGGCGATGCGGGCGTACCACGATATCGGCTTCGACGGGCCGATGCGGCCAGACCACGTCCCGACGATGGCTGGTGAGGACAACTCGAACCCCGGCTACCACACGCTTGGCCGACTTTTCGCCGTCGGCTACATGAAGGGGCTCATCGAGGCCGCTGAAGAATAG
- a CDS encoding C-terminal binding protein translates to MPDSFTIGLTAGSTFDTSIEETVFAGMDVTFRPVDIQRSADIPEKLAGVDAVLDRLLSASYTEAAIDGLTGCRVVARCGIGVDEIAVEAATRNGMYVLNVPSYCEHEVSEHAMLLVLALERNLLDYATTLREGRWNRRTTSATVHRFHGRTLGLVGFGKIARLVAEKAQAFGMEVVATDPYVDAVEMANLDVAKESFETVLEVADIVSAHTPLVDETRGLFDAAAFDRMKDTALFVNVARGGLVDEEALVAALESGTIRGAALDVFPEEPPDRFDGEAPSFESPLRTLDNVVLTPHVAWYSLEASDEKRRTAARDVRRVLEGEPPENAVNDPT, encoded by the coding sequence ATGCCCGACTCGTTTACCATCGGCCTGACAGCCGGCAGTACCTTCGATACGTCCATCGAGGAAACCGTATTCGCCGGCATGGACGTGACGTTCCGCCCCGTCGATATTCAGCGCTCTGCAGACATCCCGGAGAAACTCGCCGGTGTGGATGCCGTTCTCGACCGCTTGCTCAGCGCATCCTACACCGAAGCCGCCATCGACGGCCTCACTGGCTGTCGCGTCGTCGCTCGTTGTGGTATCGGCGTGGACGAGATTGCCGTCGAAGCCGCGACGCGTAACGGGATGTACGTCCTGAACGTGCCGAGTTACTGCGAACACGAAGTGTCAGAGCACGCGATGTTGCTGGTGCTGGCACTCGAACGCAATCTTCTTGACTACGCGACAACTCTGCGAGAGGGTCGATGGAACCGCCGGACCACGTCGGCGACGGTACACCGCTTTCACGGGCGAACGCTCGGCCTCGTCGGGTTCGGAAAGATTGCGCGCCTCGTCGCGGAGAAAGCGCAGGCGTTCGGCATGGAGGTGGTGGCAACCGACCCATATGTGGATGCGGTCGAAATGGCCAACCTGGACGTGGCGAAGGAATCTTTCGAAACTGTCCTCGAAGTGGCTGACATCGTCTCCGCGCACACACCCCTCGTCGACGAGACGCGGGGGCTCTTCGACGCGGCGGCGTTCGACCGCATGAAAGACACTGCGCTGTTCGTGAACGTTGCCAGAGGGGGACTCGTGGACGAGGAAGCACTGGTGGCCGCGCTCGAATCCGGGACGATCCGAGGGGCCGCACTCGACGTGTTTCCCGAAGAGCCGCCCGACCGATTCGACGGCGAAGCCCCGTCGTTCGAGTCGCCGCTTCGCACCCTCGACAACGTCGTGCTCACCCCGCACGTCGCGTGGTATTCCCTCGAAGCGAGCGACGAGAAGCGACGAACGGCCGCCCGTGATGTGCGCCGAGTGCTCGAAGGGGAGCCGCCGGAAAACGCGGTCAACGACCCGACCTGA
- a CDS encoding thiamine pyrophosphate-binding protein → MTDTNDTMRGGEYVYDALVEAGIDLLVGLPGTQTLPLDRTVVERDEMDYVMARHETAIPHIAWGYYESSGRVAATLTVPGPGDTNAMHGLKNAMNDCVPILHVSADVNPEDRGKSPIHEIEADTFDNVVKENISVERPLDLPAKVARGIEIALEPPTGPVRLGISSRVLDESFAAPAATVSPERTTFELEGEIDHAVTMLADADRPVIYVGGGARRSPGGRAVVADLADALSAPVVASYKGKGVFPEDDPRFLGVTGSHLPAGARRVLDRADVVLALGTNFDGVTTAHWSVSMGEQLIHVNLDPDAIDAAYEADVPLVADVAKAGETILAGLGETNGWDGAAVASAVRDEYMDSLEERGLLSEEAPLATPAVLTSVRDIVARDAIVTTDVGGFRLWSKQVFETYHPDRYVTAGSWAGMGVGLPAAIGASLGNPDKPVVCLTGDGGLMMCIHELHTAAEYDLDVTVIVSNNADYGIISKSPKIEQYTDGHQFTWRSPDFATVAEGFGCRGTRVETLAELEAAVDEAVGRNGPDLIDVGIRTDEPSAVDGAEYDSTVELP, encoded by the coding sequence ATGACCGACACGAACGATACGATGCGAGGCGGCGAATACGTCTACGACGCGCTCGTCGAGGCGGGTATCGACCTGCTGGTCGGACTGCCGGGGACCCAGACGCTTCCGCTCGACCGAACGGTGGTCGAACGCGACGAGATGGACTACGTGATGGCCCGCCACGAGACGGCGATTCCACACATCGCCTGGGGCTACTACGAGTCGAGCGGTCGGGTGGCGGCGACGCTCACCGTCCCGGGGCCGGGCGACACGAACGCGATGCACGGCCTGAAAAACGCGATGAACGACTGTGTCCCCATCCTCCACGTCTCCGCGGACGTGAACCCCGAAGACCGGGGCAAGAGTCCCATCCACGAGATCGAGGCTGACACCTTCGACAACGTCGTCAAAGAGAACATCAGCGTCGAACGTCCCCTCGACTTGCCCGCGAAGGTGGCCCGAGGCATCGAAATCGCCCTCGAACCGCCGACCGGCCCGGTTCGACTCGGCATTTCGAGTCGCGTCCTCGACGAGTCGTTCGCCGCGCCCGCCGCGACGGTCAGCCCAGAGCGCACAACCTTCGAGCTAGAAGGAGAGATAGACCACGCGGTGACCATGCTCGCAGACGCCGACCGACCGGTCATCTACGTCGGCGGCGGTGCTCGTCGCTCCCCAGGCGGCCGAGCAGTGGTCGCCGACCTCGCCGATGCGCTCTCCGCGCCCGTGGTCGCCTCGTACAAGGGTAAGGGCGTATTTCCGGAAGACGACCCGCGATTCCTCGGCGTCACGGGGTCGCACCTGCCTGCGGGGGCACGTCGCGTCCTCGACCGCGCCGACGTGGTGCTCGCCCTCGGCACGAACTTCGACGGCGTGACCACCGCCCACTGGTCGGTGTCGATGGGCGAACAGCTGATTCACGTCAATCTCGACCCCGACGCCATCGACGCCGCCTACGAGGCCGACGTACCACTCGTCGCGGACGTGGCAAAGGCGGGCGAGACCATCCTCGCCGGGCTCGGCGAAACCAACGGCTGGGACGGGGCGGCGGTCGCATCCGCGGTTAGAGACGAGTACATGGATTCCCTCGAAGAACGCGGCCTGCTCTCCGAGGAAGCCCCGCTAGCCACGCCGGCGGTGCTCACCTCGGTTCGGGACATCGTGGCCCGAGACGCGATCGTCACCACCGACGTCGGCGGGTTCCGCCTCTGGTCGAAGCAGGTGTTCGAGACGTACCATCCCGACCGGTACGTCACCGCCGGGTCGTGGGCGGGGATGGGTGTTGGACTTCCCGCCGCAATCGGCGCAAGCCTCGGAAATCCCGACAAGCCAGTCGTCTGTCTCACGGGCGACGGCGGCCTGATGATGTGCATCCACGAACTCCACACCGCGGCTGAGTACGACCTCGACGTGACCGTCATCGTCTCGAACAACGCGGATTACGGCATCATCAGCAAGTCCCCGAAAATCGAGCAGTACACCGACGGCCACCAGTTCACGTGGCGGTCGCCCGACTTCGCGACCGTCGCCGAAGGCTTCGGCTGTCGAGGCACTCGCGTCGAGACGCTCGCAGAACTCGAAGCAGCAGTCGACGAGGCCGTGGGTCGGAACGGTCCGGACCTCATCGACGTGGGCATTCGAACCGACGAACCCTCTGCGGTGGACGGTGCGGAGTACGACTCGACGGTCGAACTGCCCTGA
- a CDS encoding dihydrodipicolinate synthase family protein yields MSHERVKADLRGVAFTNPVPFSEGGGDVLHGELSNNIEWIVDRGAKLIIPCGNTGEYYSLSMSERANVVETVVSAAGDATVVAGLGGSIKSALQLVSAYEEAGADALMVMHPIHTYQHHEGLRNYYERIIEASDLPVVLYKRGPELTHDLIADLADYEDVVAVKYADNDIKAFSQAVEDVEGDIVWSNGIAERFAPAFAIEGAEGYTTGIGNFVPEQTLALMEALREEDWTEAKRIRDALRGYEDLREEPGENNTLAAANNVPAVKFGMELAGLYGGPVREPLVELSAEDEERAREYYDRIVSTV; encoded by the coding sequence ATGAGTCACGAACGCGTGAAAGCGGACTTGAGAGGCGTCGCCTTTACCAACCCCGTTCCGTTCAGCGAGGGCGGTGGAGACGTGCTGCACGGTGAACTCTCGAACAACATCGAGTGGATCGTCGACCGCGGGGCAAAACTCATCATCCCCTGTGGGAACACCGGCGAGTACTACTCGCTGTCGATGAGCGAACGCGCGAACGTCGTGGAGACGGTCGTTTCTGCGGCGGGAGACGCCACCGTCGTCGCCGGACTCGGAGGGAGTATCAAGAGTGCCCTGCAACTCGTTTCGGCGTACGAAGAAGCAGGCGCTGACGCGCTCATGGTGATGCACCCGATTCACACCTACCAGCACCACGAGGGGCTGCGAAACTACTACGAACGAATCATCGAGGCGTCAGACCTCCCAGTGGTGCTCTACAAGCGCGGGCCGGAACTGACCCACGACCTCATCGCCGACCTCGCGGACTACGAGGACGTGGTCGCCGTCAAGTACGCAGATAACGACATCAAGGCGTTCTCACAGGCGGTCGAAGACGTAGAGGGAGACATCGTCTGGTCGAACGGCATCGCAGAGCGGTTCGCCCCGGCGTTCGCAATCGAGGGTGCAGAGGGGTACACGACCGGCATCGGGAACTTCGTCCCCGAGCAGACGCTCGCGCTCATGGAGGCGCTTCGCGAGGAGGACTGGACCGAGGCAAAGCGCATTCGTGACGCGCTTCGCGGCTACGAGGACCTTCGTGAGGAACCCGGCGAGAACAACACGCTCGCCGCCGCGAACAACGTCCCAGCCGTCAAATTCGGCATGGAACTCGCTGGCCTGTACGGCGGCCCGGTCCGCGAACCGCTCGTCGAACTTTCCGCCGAGGACGAAGAACGGGCCCGCGAATACTACGACCGCATCGTCTCGACGGTCTGA
- a CDS encoding NAD(P)-dependent oxidoreductase, with the protein MNVLLTGAYGRVGTAIIDHLAGDDEYDFTYLDKTDHPDHETVVADIADYEATKPAFEGADAVVHLAGYPYTDGDWRDILESNIIGLYNALEAAAEAEVETFVFASSNHAVGMYEIENAPDIYFPEFDLTVDHTDPVRPDSYYGTSKSFGEDLGRYYVENEDYPKSFYGLRICSVRHEEYDHPYGDAERGVDEDRWERDSDEYAQAVARMKAMWQSRRDLAHMVDRCLQTDGVAFDIFYGVSTNDRRWFDIDHACEVIDYEPQDNGDKWDGPPAR; encoded by the coding sequence ATGAACGTCCTGCTCACCGGTGCGTACGGCCGCGTCGGCACGGCCATCATCGACCACCTCGCCGGAGACGACGAGTACGACTTCACCTACCTCGACAAAACAGACCACCCCGACCACGAGACGGTGGTCGCGGATATCGCCGATTACGAGGCCACCAAGCCTGCCTTCGAGGGTGCAGATGCCGTCGTCCATCTCGCCGGCTACCCCTACACCGACGGCGACTGGCGAGACATCTTAGAGAGCAATATTATCGGCCTCTACAACGCGCTCGAAGCGGCAGCTGAAGCCGAAGTCGAGACGTTCGTCTTCGCCTCCTCGAACCACGCCGTGGGCATGTACGAAATTGAGAACGCGCCCGACATTTACTTCCCCGAGTTCGACCTCACCGTAGACCACACCGACCCGGTGCGCCCGGACTCCTACTACGGAACGTCGAAATCGTTCGGCGAGGACCTTGGTCGGTATTACGTCGAGAACGAGGACTACCCAAAATCCTTCTACGGCCTTCGAATCTGTAGCGTTCGCCACGAGGAATACGACCATCCCTACGGCGACGCAGAGCGTGGCGTAGACGAGGACCGGTGGGAACGCGACAGTGACGAGTACGCACAAGCCGTCGCCCGGATGAAGGCGATGTGGCAGTCCCGCCGAGACCTCGCACATATGGTAGACCGCTGTCTCCAGACGGACGGCGTCGCGTTCGACATCTTCTACGGTGTGAGCACGAACGACCGCCGCTGGTTCGACATAGACCACGCCTGCGAGGTCATCGACTACGAACCACAGGACAACGGTGACAAGTGGGACGGGCCGCCAGCGCGCTGA
- a CDS encoding NAD(P)-dependent oxidoreductase, with the protein MASKTVGFVGLGIMGLPMSKNLLDAGYDVVGNNRSQEPVAELEDYGGEGAATAKEVAERTDVVITCLPDHHVVDEVMRKDDGIMAGLSEGMTVIDMSTISPTTTEELAADLNEMGVAMLDAPISGGEEGAIDGTLSIMVGGDEDVLEEHRDLFEVMGATVTHTGPNGAGQVTKACNQIVVAGTMQAVSEALLFAQKGGADLEAVVNAISGGAAGCWALDNRAPTMIRGDFEPGFFASYQYKDLRIATGAGEAFGAPMPLTSLVHESYKSLVEMGHGRDDNSGVLQVLEALGDEKARIDD; encoded by the coding sequence ATGGCTTCGAAAACAGTCGGATTCGTCGGACTCGGAATTATGGGGCTCCCGATGTCGAAGAACCTGCTCGATGCGGGGTACGACGTCGTCGGGAACAATCGCTCACAGGAACCCGTCGCCGAATTGGAGGACTACGGCGGCGAGGGCGCGGCAACCGCAAAGGAGGTCGCAGAACGAACAGACGTCGTCATCACCTGCCTCCCCGACCACCACGTCGTAGACGAAGTAATGCGAAAGGACGACGGGATTATGGCGGGCCTGAGCGAAGGCATGACGGTCATCGACATGTCCACGATTTCGCCGACGACCACCGAAGAACTCGCCGCCGACCTGAACGAGATGGGCGTGGCCATGCTCGACGCCCCAATCAGCGGCGGCGAAGAGGGGGCCATCGACGGGACGCTCTCCATCATGGTCGGTGGCGACGAGGATGTCCTCGAAGAACACCGCGACCTGTTCGAAGTGATGGGCGCGACAGTCACCCACACCGGCCCGAACGGCGCGGGACAAGTGACGAAGGCCTGCAACCAGATCGTCGTCGCCGGTACGATGCAGGCCGTGAGCGAAGCACTCCTGTTCGCCCAGAAGGGTGGAGCAGACCTCGAAGCCGTCGTCAACGCCATCAGTGGCGGCGCGGCGGGTTGCTGGGCGCTCGACAACCGCGCGCCGACGATGATTCGCGGAGATTTCGAACCCGGTTTCTTTGCCTCCTACCAGTACAAAGACCTCCGTATCGCAACGGGAGCAGGCGAGGCGTTCGGTGCGCCGATGCCACTCACGTCGCTCGTCCACGAGTCATACAAATCGCTCGTCGAGATGGGGCACGGCCGCGACGACAACTCCGGCGTTCTCCAGGTACTGGAGGCGCTCGGCGACGAGAAAGCCCGTATCGACGACTAA
- a CDS encoding MFS transporter has product MSDQPTTDRVQRLLIGVAAGANKGRATLMGTAMAVYVDAAGGSPFAVSLVFTVYWFGLMAFAPVAGAIADITGRRRTVLVVTTALATLAILPLAVVDGVWGPLAFRGLFAVFAAGFLPVMLAIVSERGGTSSRGQSIGFFNSTTAIGFTLAQFFAGVLLGLVAPWALYLIVAAVSAITILAALFITDPRPPQSANVSGDELLAEVRHRLFPAAQDRRHLRSHGLRWLYAAVLLRNMTILGTSSLLPVYLLSEIGVSQFVMGVVLAINPAAQMGFMYLFGHVADSTGRKPLVVYGMAGAGLHTVVVAAATLPSSVTMRAAAMGGSFLILAAAYSAETTGTYAFIGDVAPVERESELMGLHSTARGFGGMAGPPLVGALATWFTFEFAFAAASVLAVVATLLVWNFLVESHPESAPAGVTVAED; this is encoded by the coding sequence GTGAGCGACCAGCCGACCACCGACCGCGTTCAGCGGCTGCTCATCGGCGTCGCTGCCGGCGCGAACAAGGGGCGGGCGACGCTCATGGGAACCGCGATGGCGGTATACGTCGATGCCGCAGGCGGGTCGCCGTTCGCCGTGAGCCTCGTGTTTACCGTCTACTGGTTCGGCCTGATGGCGTTCGCCCCCGTGGCGGGTGCCATCGCCGACATCACGGGACGCCGACGAACCGTTCTCGTCGTCACGACGGCGCTCGCGACGCTCGCCATTCTCCCGCTCGCCGTCGTCGACGGCGTCTGGGGGCCACTCGCCTTCCGCGGCCTGTTCGCCGTCTTCGCGGCGGGCTTTCTCCCCGTGATGCTCGCCATCGTGAGCGAGCGCGGCGGCACGTCGTCGCGGGGACAGTCGATTGGTTTTTTCAACAGTACGACGGCAATCGGATTCACGCTCGCGCAGTTCTTCGCGGGCGTCCTGCTCGGCCTCGTCGCGCCGTGGGCGCTCTACCTCATCGTCGCCGCGGTGAGCGCCATCACCATCCTCGCCGCGCTGTTCATCACCGACCCGCGCCCGCCCCAGTCGGCGAACGTTTCCGGAGACGAACTGCTCGCCGAAGTACGCCACCGTCTGTTTCCCGCCGCACAGGACAGACGCCACCTGCGCTCACACGGCCTGCGGTGGCTGTACGCCGCCGTCCTCCTGCGAAACATGACCATCCTCGGCACGTCGAGTCTGCTTCCAGTGTACCTGCTCTCTGAAATCGGCGTTTCGCAGTTCGTCATGGGCGTGGTACTCGCCATCAATCCGGCGGCACAGATGGGATTCATGTACCTGTTCGGCCACGTCGCGGACTCCACGGGGCGAAAACCACTCGTCGTCTACGGAATGGCCGGCGCGGGACTCCACACTGTGGTCGTGGCTGCGGCCACCCTTCCGTCGTCGGTGACCATGCGTGCAGCAGCGATGGGCGGGTCGTTTCTCATCCTCGCGGCCGCCTACTCTGCGGAGACGACGGGAACTTACGCCTTCATCGGGGACGTGGCTCCGGTCGAGCGCGAATCGGAATTGATGGGCCTTCACTCCACCGCCCGCGGCTTCGGTGGGATGGCCGGCCCGCCGCTCGTCGGGGCGCTCGCCACGTGGTTCACCTTCGAGTTCGCGTTCGCCGCGGCAAGCGTACTCGCCGTCGTCGCGACGCTCCTCGTCTGGAACTTCCTCGTGGAGAGTCACCCCGAATCGGCGCCGGCAGGCGTCACCGTCGCCGAGGACTGA